Genomic segment of Pseudodesulfovibrio sp. JC047:
ATCAAGATGATGAAGGCGAACACGTCCTTGTACTCACCGGAAATATATCCGGCGGCAAAGATTTCAACCATACCGATAATCAGCCCACCGACGAGCGCGCCGGTGATATTCCCAATGCCGCCAAGCACGGCTGCGGCAAAGGCCTTGATACCAGGGACAAATCCCATGGAATAATTGACCGACCCGTAATACAGCCCGACCATGATCCCGGCAGCCGCGGCCAACCCCGCGCCAATGGCGAACGTGATCGCAATGATACGATTCGAATTAATCCCAACCAGAGCAGACATGATCTTGTCCTGCGACGTGGCCCGCATGGCCCGTCCGATCCGGGTCTTGAAAACCAGCACGTTCAACCCGACCAGCAGAAACGCTGTCAGAGCCACAATGAAAATCTGCATGTAGGAGACCGAAACCAGCCCCCACTCGAACCCGCCCGAAGTGATCTCCGTGGGATAGGGTTTGTCGTACACTCCCTGCGTGAGCATCAGCCCGTTTTGCAGAAAAATGGACATGCCGAGCGCGGACAGCAGTGCCGCCAAACGCGAGGCGTGCCTGAGCGGCTTGTAAGCCAGTCGTTCCACGGCCATGGCGAGCAACGCGCAATATCCCATGGACAAGACCAGAGAAATGCCCAGGCAGGCATAGGGATGCAATCCCTGAGCCGCCAGATAAGAAATCAGGATCACGCCCATATACCCACCCGCAGCAAAAAACTCGCCATGGGCAAAATTGATGAGCTGGATGATGCCATAGACCATGGTGTAACCCAAGGCGATCAACGCATAGACACCACCGAGCGTGATACCATTAATCAATTGTTGTATGAAAAATTCCAAATCCATGATGTTCCATATCCGAGGCCCCGACAACGCAGGGCCTCGGTTTGATTACAATATGTACGAAACTTAATACATTTCGCCTGTCAGGGAATTCCAATACGGCGTGAACGTGCCATCCACGACCTTGTACACGACATAGTTGGAACCGGAATCACCATTGGCCGCATACTTGAGCTGTTTGGACGCTCCGGTAAAATCGAGTGCCAACATGGCATCCCGAACCTTGGCCGGATCAGTGGTCCCGGCAGCCTTGACCGCCAACAGGTATGCCATGGCAGAGTCAAAGGAATACGCTGAATACGCACCGGGATTGTTGCCGGTCTTTTCCTTGTACTTGGTCTGGAATTCCTTGTACTTCGGCGCGTCCTTGTCGATCGCGCCAAAGGTGCAATACATGCCATCAGAATCCGCCTTGGCGATTTCGATCAGCTTGGGATGATACACGGCATCCTGTCCCATCAGTGTGGCATCAATGCCCATACGCTTGGCCTGAATGACCATCAGCGCACCCGTGGCGGAGTTTTGCAGGGAAATATACAGCAGGTCCGGCTTGGCGGCCTTGACCTTGGTCAGCACTGCGGAAAAGTCCTTGTCCCCCTGATTCACATGGTCGTGATCCAGCACCGTGATCCCCTCAGCCTTGGCAGCCAGGGCAACGCCTTCCGCCAACCCTTGAGAATAGGTCGTCTTGTCATCGATAATGAATACGGACTGCACCTTTTCCACATCCTTCATGAACCGCACCGCAGCCGGTGCCTGATGGTCATCGCGACCACAGGTTCGAAACATGTAGGGCAAACCGCGTTCAGTGACCTGCGGATTGGTTGAACCTGGCGTAATCATGATGACATCTTCTTCGGCCAGGGTTTCGGATGCAGGAATTGTCGAGCTGGAACAATACGCTCCAACGACCCCGGTGACTTCTTCATTAATAAGCTTGTTGGCCGCAGCAACCGCCTGTTTCGGATCACACGCCGTGTCCTGCGGGAAAATCATGATATCCGTGAACCCGGAGATTCCCCCTTGTTCCATGATGACTTCAACCGCAATTTCAGTCCCCTGACGAATGTCATTACCATCCGCCGCGTATGGTCCCGTCAACGGCGACATGGTCCCGATTTTCAAGACCTGTCCGGCCTTTTCATTCTCCCCGCCACACCCCGCGAGCATCAAACCCATAGCGGCCAGGGCCACAACCAGCATGAATACACGTTTCATAAGCACTCTCTCCATTCGTTGCGGTTCCAGCCAGCCTCTCTACTGGCCCAAATATGCTTCGATCACGGCAGGATCCTTCTGGATTTCCCCAGGCAATCCCTCGGCAATCACGACCCCATGGTCCAACACGACAATTCGATTGCAGATCCCCATGACCACTTTCATATCGTGCTCCACCATCAGGACATTGATCCCAAGGTCGGTGATATGCCCGATGAAATCCATCAGCTCCAACGACTCGGCCGGATTCAATCCCGCCGCAGGTTCATCAAGCAGGATGGTATGCGGCTCGCTGGCCAAAGCGCGTGCAATTTCAAGCCGTCGCTGATGGCCATAGGGCAAATTGGAAGCCACTTCGTCGGCCATTTCACCCAAACCCATAAATTCAAGGGCTTTGTGTGATTTTTCCGCAATCTGTTCTTCTTCTCGACGCTGGCGCGGACTGCGCAGGACGGCTCCAATCACTCCGGTTTTGGACCGGCTGTGTTGGGCAACCATGCAGTTTTCCAAGGCCGTCATGTTTTGAAACAAACGGATATTTTGAAATGTTCGGGCAATGCCCATAGCCAGGACCTGATACGGTCTCAACCCGGTCACACGGGTTCCATCGTATGAAACCGTCCCATGAAAGGCCTTGTACACGCCGGTAATTACATTGAAGACCGTGGTCTTCCCTGCGCCGTTTGGTCCAATCAGCCCCACAACTTCGCCCTGCCCCACAGAAAAAGAGACATCAGTCAAAGCCTGTAGTCCGCCAAATCGAACACCAATATCGTCAAGAATAAGATGTGCCATAGAGTCCTGATGAGAAAAAATCACGCCCATTGAAGAGAGCATTTTGTATCATTTCAATGCCATGCAACGAAATGACAACTTTTTTTACAGAACCTTATCCTTTACCGTACTTAGGGGAAAAAGTCTAACGTCGGCCCTAAAGATCGGCTATGAATGCAATCTTTTGCAGACAGTCAAAATCGGCATATTTTATTCTGGAGCAACGATTCTTACGCGAATAATATGCGAGCATTTTACGTAATTTTGAACATCAACCAACAGGTCGTTCCGACTTTTCTTCTTTTCACAGATACGATATTCGGATGCGAGACATCAAAAAGGAGCGATTCAATGACACAGACAGCGTTGATAACAGGAGCCACGGCCGGATTTGGCAAGGCCATGGCCGAACGATATGCAGCAGAAGGATGGCAAGTCATCGTCACAGGCCGGAGAACCGACCGATTGGCCGAGCTTCAAGAGGCACTTGCCCCGGCGCAGGTTCACACCATCGCGTTTGACATTCAGGACAAGGCCGCCTGTTTCGCCGCGGTCGAGCAGCTTCCAGAAGCCTTCAAAAGAGTCGATGTGCTCGTGAACAACGCGGGTCTGGCTCTGGGGCTTGACCCGGCTCAATCCTGCAATCTCGACGATTGGGAGACCATGATTGACACGAATATCAAGGGGTTGATGTACATGACCCGCGCCCTGCTTCCCTCCATGGTCGAACGGGACAAGGGACACATCGTCAATCTCGGGTCCGTGGCCGGGACCTATCCGTACCCCGGCGGCAACTGCTATGGCGGCACCAAGGCGTTCGTGAACCACTTTTCCAAAAACCTGCTTGCGGATTTGCTCGGCACCAAAATCCGCGTCACCAACATCGAACCAGGACTCTGCGAATCGGAATTTTCCGTCGTCCGTTTCAAAGGCGACACGACCTCCGCAGACAATGTCTATCAGGGAACAGATCCCATCAAACCCGAAGACATCGCCGAAATCGTCTACTGGACCACGACCCTGCCCGCACATATCAATATCAATGCGCTCGAAGTCATGCCAGTTGACCAGGCCTTCTCGCCTTTCGCGATCAACAGGAAATAAAAGGGGATGCCTTCGGCGACTGGGGGAAAGAGAGAGACAACCCCTTTGAAAAGGGTTCTTTCTCTCTCTTTCCCCCAGACCCCCTATCTCTCTCTTTTCCTAAACTTTTTTTGTGCCTTCGGCAGGGGTGGACGAAAGCTGGAGAAGGTAAAAAATTTCGGGTAGGGGGCTAAGGCAATGGAAAGGAAAAGATTCAAAGAGTGTCACGAAACCCAATTCCATAATGATAACAGAAGGGAAAACATTTCCTCCTGAAAAATTTTAACAAAACAGGCACGCCGCACTTTCCCGACCAGCACCCCACTTTTTTTCTAACTTTCCCCGACGACTCATTCTTCGCCCCTTCGGCCAAATCGCTCACATCCCCGACACCCCAACTTTCTGGAGCACCTTGGGGGGCACAGCCTCCCAACAGCAACCCTCTTTCCCCGACCACTCATTCTTCGCCCCTTCGGCCAAATCGCTCACATCCCCGACACCCCAACTTTCTGGAGCACCTTGGGGGGCACAGCCCCCCAACAGCAACCCTCTTTCCCCGACCACTCATTCTTCGCCCCTTCGGCCAAATCGCTCACATCCCCGACACTCCCAACTTCTGGAGTGCCTTGGGGGGGGGCACCGCCCCCCAACAACGACTCTCTTTCCCCGAAGACTCACTCTTCACCCTTCGGCCAAATCGCTCACATCCCTGACACTCCCCACTTCTGGAGTGCCTTGGGGGGCACCGCCCCCCAACAACGGCTCTCTTTCCCCGATGAATTGAGGCTTGGGAGAGTGGTGCAGATGTGCATTTTCTCGGGCGCAGCCGACCCGCAACCGTATCTTCATACGGTGAGGACTCGGCAAGGCCGAAAAATGTGCAGATGCGCCGCTATCGCAAGCCGCCCGCAAGCCCGGATAACGCGCAAAAAAAGACCCCGCGCAAAAAGCGCGGGGTCTTTTTTTTGAGCGGTAATCCGGGCCTACCAGCTATCGCCGCCGAATGCGTCGCCTCCAAAGCCAAAATCGGCTTCGGGTTCGCCGCCCACTTTGGGACCAGTGGACTTTTCTTCGCCAGCGTCTCCGTCAGCAGCGGCTTCACCGGCAACACCGGCAACCACCACACCCTGACTCTTGACTTTTTCAACTTCAGCCATGAGATCATTGAGCTTCTTGGTCATCTCATCAAGCTTGCCAGAAGCGACGGTAACTTTCTGTTCACCGGCAGAATTCTGGGCCTCAACGGTTTTGACCTGCGCTTCCAACGGGCTGATCTTTGCGGCCAGCTCATCCTTTTCGGCGTTCAGCTTTTCAACTTCGGCTTTAAGGGTGGCGTTTTCTTCTTTCAGACCGGCCAGAATATCCAGCACAGCCTGCGCCCGAGCGGCCTCGCCTTCGGGCAGGGCTTCGATCTTGACCTGATTACCGAGCTTGGCGATATCGCCTTCGGCATAGGAAGTCAGACCGGGTTCTTGTTCATAAATCCAGGCTTTGGACAGAGCTTGTGCCACTGGGGCAACATCTGCATCCACGGAATCGGCCTGGGTGATGTAAGCCAGCATATCGAGCTGAGCCTGGTCAGCGGCGTCACCGCGGAGCACAGACACAAAAGCGTTCATTGGGAATACCTTAGCTTCAGCCATTTGATGCCTCCTTAACTAAGTAAGCTTCTTTTATATGTTCACCCAAGCGACTATTTGTCAGCGCCCATGGGGATGCGGCCAATTTTCTTGGCGTAGGACAATGCCACGGTACGATACACGAGGTGACCCAACTTGGACCACGGCAAGTACGCAAGCAGCATAAACACACCGATCAAGTGAATGTAGTAAATGGGATACGCCAGGACGGCCACACCGAGTACACGGAAAACCATGGCGAAAATACCAGTCAGGAAGAGGGTCCAGATCAAGGAGATCAGGTACCAGTCATACCAACTGGAGGATTGCTTGGTTTCGTCGAGATTGATGCGACGTTTGGTCACGGCCATCAGCCCGTACACACCCAGTCCGGCACCAACCAGTGCCAGCAATTTGATCGGATGATAGAATGGCATGGGGGTGTGTCCAATGGCGGACACGATATCACCCAAGCCGGTGATGCCAAGATTTCGCAGCAGCCAGCCACCCCAGTGACCGGCGGCAACAGTGCCGGTAACGATCATCAGAGCGATGAAAGCGAACATCAACCAACGGTGACCTGTTGCACGTTGGATGTCCATTTCGTCGGCATCGGCTTCGTTACAATCAAGGAATTGGGTGTGCTGCAATATTTCATACTTGGCGGTGTCAAACAGACAGGCCAGGAAGCTCGGCTCTTCTTTTCGCCCGACGATAAAAGTCTTGGGCTGTTTTTTGAAGCCATTGAGCATGTTACGCACACCGGCATAAAATCCCCAGATCATAAAGAGGAAGACCAGGATGAACACAGGGTCAATCACATAGTCACCCGGAAACAATCCGCCGAAGACGATTTCGCCATCGGCAGCGGGAATCCAGGCATGACTCGCAGCATCCCAGTTGAAGGTCGGCAGCAAAGAGCCAACCTTGCTTCCCATGATGAACCACACAATGCCGTAGAAAAGCGCAGGGATTGCGGCCAAAGGCAGCAAACCGCTGGAGCTGGACATCCATTTGCCGATGATCGGCAACGGTGCGAGGCTCCTGTACGCCATGTTCCGCAGGGCAGCCAGCAAATCGCCTGGCTTGGCACCACGGGGACACAGGGTCGAACAGGTTCCGCAGTTGTGGCAGAGCCAGATATCAATATCATTAACCAGACGGTCCTTGAGTCCCCACTGCGCCCAGACCATTTCCTTGCGGGGGTATGGGTTGTCAGCCGGAGACAAGGGGCACACCACCGAACAGGTGGCGCACTGGTAGCATTTTTTCAGGGAGTCGCCGCCCACGGCTTGCAACTCTTTAACGAACGTAAGGTCCGGTTGTACCTTGACGGTATTTGACATGCCGTACCTCCTAGTAACCCTTGAACGGGTTAGGGCCAAAGTTGGTGGTGATGTTCTCTACAAACTCGTCGATCATGGCCGGAACCTGATCGTACATGTCGATAGAGACTTCGTACTGCTCAACGCGTTCCGGTTCGACACCGAGACGTCCCAGGGACTCCGCAATATTTTCCTTGCGGCGGTTGCACAGTTCGGAACCCTTGACGAAGTGGCATTGGTAGTCGTCGCCGTACTTGCAGCCAAGCATCATCACGCCGTCAACGCCCTTGGACATGGCATCAGCGACCCAGATGGCATTGACTGAACCAAGACAACGGACCGGCAGGAAGCGCACATATGGGCTCCAGTGCTTGCCACGCATGGCAGCCATATCCAGAGCAGGATACGCATCGTTCTCGCACGCCAGGACGATAATGCGGGGACCGCCTTCTTCCAGGGTATCGGGAACCTTGACTTCCTTGATGGCCTGACCAATCTGGTTCACGCCATAGTTCGCAAAGGAGATAACCCG
This window contains:
- a CDS encoding branched-chain amino acid ABC transporter permease, which translates into the protein MEFFIQQLINGITLGGVYALIALGYTMVYGIIQLINFAHGEFFAAGGYMGVILISYLAAQGLHPYACLGISLVLSMGYCALLAMAVERLAYKPLRHASRLAALLSALGMSIFLQNGLMLTQGVYDKPYPTEITSGGFEWGLVSVSYMQIFIVALTAFLLVGLNVLVFKTRIGRAMRATSQDKIMSALVGINSNRIIAITFAIGAGLAAAAGIMVGLYYGSVNYSMGFVPGIKAFAAAVLGGIGNITGALVGGLIIGMVEIFAAGYISGEYKDVFAFIILIGVLYFRPTGIMGENVDDTRV
- a CDS encoding branched-chain amino acid ABC transporter substrate-binding protein; translation: MKRVFMLVVALAAMGLMLAGCGGENEKAGQVLKIGTMSPLTGPYAADGNDIRQGTEIAVEVIMEQGGISGFTDIMIFPQDTACDPKQAVAAANKLINEEVTGVVGAYCSSSTIPASETLAEEDVIMITPGSTNPQVTERGLPYMFRTCGRDDHQAPAAVRFMKDVEKVQSVFIIDDKTTYSQGLAEGVALAAKAEGITVLDHDHVNQGDKDFSAVLTKVKAAKPDLLYISLQNSATGALMVIQAKRMGIDATLMGQDAVYHPKLIEIAKADSDGMYCTFGAIDKDAPKYKEFQTKYKEKTGNNPGAYSAYSFDSAMAYLLAVKAAGTTDPAKVRDAMLALDFTGASKQLKYAANGDSGSNYVVYKVVDGTFTPYWNSLTGEMY
- a CDS encoding ABC transporter ATP-binding protein; the encoded protein is MAHLILDDIGVRFGGLQALTDVSFSVGQGEVVGLIGPNGAGKTTVFNVITGVYKAFHGTVSYDGTRVTGLRPYQVLAMGIARTFQNIRLFQNMTALENCMVAQHSRSKTGVIGAVLRSPRQRREEEQIAEKSHKALEFMGLGEMADEVASNLPYGHQRRLEIARALASEPHTILLDEPAAGLNPAESLELMDFIGHITDLGINVLMVEHDMKVVMGICNRIVVLDHGVVIAEGLPGEIQKDPAVIEAYLGQ
- a CDS encoding SDR family oxidoreductase, coding for MTQTALITGATAGFGKAMAERYAAEGWQVIVTGRRTDRLAELQEALAPAQVHTIAFDIQDKAACFAAVEQLPEAFKRVDVLVNNAGLALGLDPAQSCNLDDWETMIDTNIKGLMYMTRALLPSMVERDKGHIVNLGSVAGTYPYPGGNCYGGTKAFVNHFSKNLLADLLGTKIRVTNIEPGLCESEFSVVRFKGDTTSADNVYQGTDPIKPEDIAEIVYWTTTLPAHININALEVMPVDQAFSPFAINRK
- the qmoC gene encoding quinone-interacting membrane-bound oxidoreductase complex subunit QmoC, with protein sequence MSNTVKVQPDLTFVKELQAVGGDSLKKCYQCATCSVVCPLSPADNPYPRKEMVWAQWGLKDRLVNDIDIWLCHNCGTCSTLCPRGAKPGDLLAALRNMAYRSLAPLPIIGKWMSSSSGLLPLAAIPALFYGIVWFIMGSKVGSLLPTFNWDAASHAWIPAADGEIVFGGLFPGDYVIDPVFILVFLFMIWGFYAGVRNMLNGFKKQPKTFIVGRKEEPSFLACLFDTAKYEILQHTQFLDCNEADADEMDIQRATGHRWLMFAFIALMIVTGTVAAGHWGGWLLRNLGITGLGDIVSAIGHTPMPFYHPIKLLALVGAGLGVYGLMAVTKRRINLDETKQSSSWYDWYLISLIWTLFLTGIFAMVFRVLGVAVLAYPIYYIHLIGVFMLLAYLPWSKLGHLVYRTVALSYAKKIGRIPMGADK